From Paenibacillus sp. V4I7, one genomic window encodes:
- a CDS encoding Ger(x)C family spore germination protein has translation MNKRLLHAILIATVIVIIASCSDRLDMEDATHALLVGFDLDKENELILYSTSPVFSKNVEKKTRELRVKPQTNRQSRGKQDSYTEGVFQGRSIQVLLLSKRILQQENWFQLTDVWFRDPKNPLTPRIIAFDGPLSEIIYLNPKDQPMLPILLREMVETKNARSETVKTTLQGLHQQIREKGVTPIISEVRLKDKQIAITGTTLLDHKGKYADSLNMQETILLRILQKNTKKSVNLTIPIPGEMKIGPFHTDKVSLNADEIKVKIKTSFLKDKFQFHMHITMRVGLSELLFPFDVRSQGKELENKITEQVQMNFENLIKKIQTDKIDPIGLGLYAQAHEYSHFKKVEDHWGETLANADIHVSVKTIIGAMGTVK, from the coding sequence ATGAACAAGCGGCTCCTTCATGCTATACTCATCGCCACGGTTATCGTCATCATTGCGAGCTGCAGTGACAGGTTAGATATGGAAGATGCTACACATGCCTTATTAGTAGGTTTTGATCTCGATAAAGAAAACGAGCTCATTCTATACAGCACATCTCCAGTTTTCAGCAAAAATGTCGAGAAAAAAACGCGTGAACTTAGAGTGAAACCACAGACGAATCGTCAATCAAGAGGAAAACAAGACAGTTATACAGAAGGCGTTTTCCAAGGGAGAAGTATTCAAGTCCTACTACTATCTAAGCGAATATTGCAGCAAGAAAATTGGTTCCAATTAACGGATGTTTGGTTTCGCGATCCGAAAAATCCGCTAACTCCAAGGATCATTGCTTTCGATGGACCTCTCTCTGAAATCATATACCTGAACCCGAAAGATCAGCCGATGCTGCCCATATTGCTGCGGGAAATGGTAGAAACGAAGAACGCCCGATCGGAAACGGTTAAGACGACTTTACAGGGGCTGCACCAACAAATACGTGAAAAGGGTGTCACTCCTATCATCTCTGAAGTTCGATTGAAAGATAAGCAGATTGCGATAACAGGGACGACACTGTTGGATCATAAAGGGAAATATGCTGATTCTCTGAACATGCAGGAAACTATTCTACTGCGCATATTGCAAAAAAATACAAAAAAGAGCGTCAACTTAACAATTCCCATTCCCGGCGAAATGAAGATTGGACCGTTCCATACAGATAAAGTAAGTTTAAACGCGGATGAAATAAAGGTGAAAATCAAGACCTCCTTCCTCAAGGACAAATTTCAGTTCCATATGCACATTACCATGCGCGTTGGACTATCGGAGCTTTTGTTCCCTTTCGACGTACGTAGTCAAGGAAAAGAGTTAGAGAATAAGATTACCGAACAAGTGCAAATGAATTTTGAAAACCTCATAAAGAAAATACAAACGGATAAAATTGATCCGATAGGGCTCGGGCTCTATGCGCAAGCGCATGAATATAGCCATTTCAAGAAAGTGGAAGATCATTGGGGTGAAACGCTGGCCAATGCGGACATTCATGTTTCCGTTAAAACAATCATAGGAGCTATGGGAACAGTGAAGTAA
- a CDS encoding endospore germination permease codes for MKKYAYNEITSMQYIFLNSGIQVSVFFLAMPGKLAEKAGTDGWIALIIGWAITVAASLIVIQVMKKHPEGTLFDLIARYLGKWAGRVAAIFFALYLFYYAYTGLVEAVLLTKAWLLPQTSASTVMLLLLIPTYVIARNGLRVLGRYAELVYMISLWIPFVYLFPLKDAHWLNMVPLLKEGWKPVFSAVPTTFFSYIGFATTFILYPFLKNKQKASSAILISDTLTMLGYLFITVICFVYYSPDEIQKYNEPVVNILEAIEFNFVERMEVLFIAFFLLIFSLAWIPTIYMGVFCTSWLLGKQDHRNHLRILWLITALSTFFFIPTFNQNDRMNDFLIQIGIGIEYVFPGCLLVYLWVQDRFQWGKRL; via the coding sequence ATGAAGAAATATGCTTACAATGAGATCACCTCTATGCAATACATTTTTCTGAATAGCGGCATTCAAGTGAGTGTGTTCTTTTTGGCAATGCCGGGAAAATTAGCCGAGAAGGCAGGCACGGATGGCTGGATCGCACTTATCATCGGCTGGGCTATTACGGTTGCAGCAAGCTTGATTGTTATTCAGGTGATGAAAAAGCACCCCGAAGGAACATTGTTTGATCTAATAGCACGATATTTGGGCAAATGGGCAGGCAGGGTGGCTGCTATCTTTTTTGCCCTTTATCTCTTTTACTACGCTTATACTGGGCTCGTTGAGGCGGTTTTGCTCACGAAGGCATGGCTTTTGCCGCAAACTTCGGCATCTACCGTCATGCTATTATTGCTCATTCCCACTTATGTGATTGCACGTAATGGACTTCGCGTCTTGGGCAGATATGCGGAACTTGTTTATATGATCTCTTTGTGGATACCATTTGTATATTTATTTCCGCTCAAGGACGCCCATTGGCTCAATATGGTTCCCTTATTAAAGGAAGGATGGAAGCCTGTATTCTCAGCGGTACCTACTACGTTCTTTTCTTATATCGGATTTGCTACCACGTTTATTTTGTATCCGTTTTTGAAGAACAAACAAAAAGCTTCTAGCGCTATCTTGATCTCCGATACACTGACGATGCTTGGATATTTGTTCATTACTGTTATCTGTTTTGTCTATTACAGCCCAGACGAAATTCAGAAGTACAACGAACCTGTGGTTAATATCTTAGAAGCCATCGAATTTAATTTTGTAGAACGGATGGAAGTGCTGTTTATCGCGTTTTTCTTGCTTATTTTTTCATTAGCGTGGATACCTACTATATACATGGGTGTTTTTTGTACAAGCTGGCTGCTCGGAAAGCAGGATCACCGCAATCATTTGCGGATACTGTGGTTGATCACTGCTCTGAGCACGTTTTTCTTCATACCAACTTTTAATCAGAACGATCGCATGAATGATTTTCTTATTCAGATTGGTATTGGAATCGAATATGTTTTTCCCGGTTGCTTACTCGTATATTTATGGGTGCAAGATCGCTTTCAGTGGGGGAAGCGTTTATGA
- a CDS encoding spore germination protein — protein MLFSNWFGRKKYRSVPEQINQPPSDTISASLAQNITYLHSQFCQTPDLVVRHFMIKQSGDQAALVYLSGLIDKNAINNNVLRPLQFETGSGNSEYGFTINVGQINPLLSWPQIESAILHGSSILFVGGRTEVYALGTQGWPQRAIEDPQIEASLKGAHQGFVETGSQNIALIRRYIQNRELKIIELTVGRRGNSLVSILYLADVAHPEVLKELQDRIQQLDVDVIINTGELAELIEDNPFSPFPQFITTERPDAAASQILQGRFAVVVDRSPSVLIAPVAFMSFFQNIDDYSTRWSIATFIRLLRILAFFVAVFLPAFYIAVISFNFEIIPVKLLLTIGEFRGRVPFPPFVEAILMEVTLEMMREAGVRLPAPVGQTVGIVGGIVIGQAIVQAGLISNIMVIVVAFTAIASFILPNYDMVAAVRLIRFGMMIAASMFGIVGIIIGLMTMIGHLIALESLGTPYSTPFAPVRFADWKDTFVRLPLWKMGKRPLGTRATQSQRQGSNRPKGDGK, from the coding sequence TTGCTATTTTCAAACTGGTTCGGAAGGAAGAAGTATCGTTCGGTTCCAGAGCAAATTAATCAGCCGCCTAGCGACACGATAAGTGCGTCGTTGGCGCAAAATATAACCTATTTACATAGTCAGTTCTGTCAAACTCCCGATCTGGTTGTGCGGCATTTTATGATCAAACAGTCAGGGGATCAAGCGGCGCTAGTCTACTTGAGTGGACTCATAGATAAAAACGCAATCAATAATAACGTGCTTCGGCCTCTGCAATTTGAAACGGGAAGCGGCAATTCGGAATATGGCTTTACGATAAATGTAGGTCAAATCAATCCGTTGTTGTCTTGGCCTCAAATTGAGTCTGCCATTTTGCATGGCAGCAGTATTCTCTTTGTTGGCGGACGAACAGAAGTCTACGCCTTAGGAACGCAAGGGTGGCCGCAGCGGGCAATTGAAGATCCACAGATTGAGGCTTCTTTGAAAGGAGCACATCAAGGCTTTGTTGAAACAGGAAGCCAAAATATTGCTTTAATCCGTCGCTATATTCAAAACCGTGAATTGAAAATAATAGAGCTGACGGTTGGACGGAGAGGGAACAGTTTAGTTTCTATCCTATATTTGGCTGATGTCGCGCATCCTGAGGTACTGAAAGAATTGCAAGACCGGATTCAGCAGCTAGATGTTGATGTCATCATCAACACAGGTGAGTTGGCAGAGTTGATAGAGGACAATCCGTTTTCCCCATTCCCGCAATTTATTACGACGGAAAGACCGGATGCTGCGGCATCACAAATATTACAAGGAAGATTCGCTGTAGTCGTAGATCGTTCACCGAGCGTATTGATCGCTCCGGTGGCATTTATGTCATTTTTTCAGAATATCGACGACTATAGCACACGATGGTCGATTGCTACTTTTATACGGCTGCTGAGGATTTTGGCATTTTTTGTTGCCGTATTTTTGCCGGCATTCTATATTGCTGTCATCTCCTTTAATTTCGAGATCATCCCAGTTAAATTACTTCTGACGATTGGTGAGTTCAGAGGAAGAGTACCATTTCCGCCATTTGTAGAAGCGATCCTCATGGAGGTCACATTAGAAATGATGCGGGAAGCAGGTGTGCGCCTGCCTGCTCCAGTTGGGCAAACCGTTGGTATTGTTGGGGGGATTGTCATCGGGCAGGCGATCGTACAGGCAGGACTCATCAGTAATATCATGGTGATTGTCGTTGCTTTTACGGCCATTGCATCGTTCATCCTGCCCAACTATGATATGGTCGCAGCCGTCCGGCTTATCCGCTTCGGCATGATGATTGCTGCCTCCATGTTTGGCATTGTTGGCATCATTATTGGTTTGATGACGATGATCGGACACCTGATTGCGCTCGAATCGCTTGGAACACCGTACAGTACTCCTTTCGCGCCAGTTCGGTTTGCCGATTGGAAAGATACGTTCGTCCGTTTACCGCTGTGGAAAATGGGCAAGCGTCCTCTAGGCACAAGAGCGACCCAATCGCAGAGGCAAGGATCAAATCGTCCAAAAGGTGATGGGAAATGA
- a CDS encoding LLM class flavin-dependent oxidoreductase: MLKLGILDQSQIGEGRNAAQTLVETTVLAQEADKLGYTRYWVSEHHASEALAHSSPEVLIAHLAAKTNRIRLGSGGIMMPHYSAYKVAENFRLLEALHPGRIDVGLGRAPGGMPISTRALQEGKYTSVDQYPQQVADLTGYLYDSLPANHRFAALHASPIIPTAPEIWLLGSSYDSASIAAEKGAAFGFAQFFGNADCEQALQIYREQFKPSILNDKPHSLAAVLVVCADTEEEANVLATSTDLFFLSLGRGALLPSFPSVETAMNYPYTEADLALIRGRQHKRIVGTPQQVKAEILKLNEAYKADEFMVVSPIHDVDARIHSYRLLAKAFELQG, from the coding sequence ATGTTAAAATTGGGGATTTTGGACCAATCACAAATAGGAGAAGGTCGTAATGCCGCCCAAACGCTGGTTGAAACGACCGTGCTGGCGCAAGAGGCAGATAAACTTGGATATACGCGCTACTGGGTGTCGGAGCATCATGCTTCCGAGGCGCTTGCTCACTCAAGCCCAGAAGTACTTATTGCTCATTTAGCTGCAAAAACGAATCGGATCCGCTTAGGGTCAGGCGGTATTATGATGCCGCATTACAGTGCATACAAAGTTGCAGAAAATTTCCGGTTATTGGAGGCGCTGCATCCGGGAAGGATTGACGTTGGTCTTGGACGTGCGCCTGGCGGCATGCCAATCTCGACGCGAGCGCTGCAAGAGGGGAAATACACGAGCGTAGATCAATACCCGCAGCAAGTTGCTGACTTGACTGGGTATTTATATGATTCGCTGCCTGCAAACCATCGTTTTGCTGCGCTGCACGCGTCTCCAATTATTCCGACAGCCCCGGAAATTTGGCTGCTTGGTTCTTCCTATGACAGTGCCAGCATTGCTGCTGAAAAAGGGGCCGCTTTTGGTTTTGCGCAATTTTTTGGCAATGCGGATTGTGAGCAAGCGCTGCAGATTTATCGCGAGCAGTTCAAACCATCTATTTTGAATGATAAGCCGCATTCACTTGCAGCAGTTCTAGTCGTTTGTGCCGATACGGAAGAAGAGGCGAACGTACTTGCGACGAGTACGGATTTGTTCTTCCTGTCCCTTGGCCGCGGCGCGCTGCTGCCCTCATTCCCTTCCGTTGAAACGGCAATGAATTATCCATACACGGAAGCTGATTTGGCACTTATTCGGGGGCGCCAACACAAACGTATTGTCGGCACACCTCAACAAGTAAAAGCGGAAATTCTCAAGCTGAACGAGGCGTATAAAGCTGACGAGTTTATGGTCGTTTCTCCGATTCATGATGTGGATGCGCGTATTCATTCTTATCGTTTATTAGCCAAGGCGTTTGAGCTGCAAGGGTAA
- a CDS encoding HPr family phosphocarrier protein, whose translation MKIEWTFARNKPWTIDLVLDFVTIANRYSCNIYVGVSGKMLNAKGLLGIVSLSLSLGNQSVIVLQLDGVDAQEAFENVSVYLQSTDHSIQKAYSHSS comes from the coding sequence ATGAAAATTGAATGGACTTTTGCGAGGAATAAACCTTGGACGATTGATCTTGTGTTGGATTTTGTGACCATAGCTAATCGGTATTCGTGCAATATTTATGTGGGCGTAAGTGGAAAAATGCTGAATGCAAAGGGTTTACTGGGCATTGTTTCCCTTAGCCTATCACTCGGTAATCAGTCAGTTATTGTCTTGCAATTAGATGGCGTTGATGCTCAAGAAGCATTTGAAAATGTGTCTGTGTACTTACAAAGTACGGATCACAGTATACAAAAGGCCTATTCACATAGTTCGTAG
- a CDS encoding L-fucose/L-arabinose isomerase family protein, translated as MSVYPAIKASQKPRIGLYSVGLRAYWEQFPGLKERLEAYGRFIEERISEWADVYYYGLVDTENEGRKAGEWLNERDIDLVFCHAATYSTSSTVLPVHQICKAPAVFLNLQPSLRLNYEQSTTGEWLAHCGACPVPEFANVFNRAGIPFRVVNGVLGLDYTPAISLTNEVTHKRPEAVRAWREIEEWVKAAGVPRTLQHSRFGFLGNTYSGMLDMYSDFTMISAQTGLHVEVLEMCDLDRMLREVTPQEVKAKLAEVHEMFQISGDSPSDPIAKKPTDEQLEWSCKVAAAQEKLVRAYDLDALSYYYHGAPGGDYEKLQGGFIVGHSLLTARGIPCSGEGDLKTAVAMKISDILGVGGSFSEIVVVDYIDETILLGHDGPFHIAISEGKPILRGMGLYHGKQGTGVSVEAKVKTGAITTLNVTQTGDGRLKLISSEGESTNGPIMKIGNTQTPVKFRDHPDAYMTRWFAEAPTHHCAMSIGYNASMFQKVAELMKMKHVIL; from the coding sequence ATGTCTGTATACCCAGCTATTAAAGCAAGCCAAAAACCGCGAATCGGACTTTACTCGGTGGGGCTTCGTGCCTATTGGGAACAGTTCCCTGGCCTAAAAGAACGACTTGAGGCATACGGTCGATTTATTGAGGAGCGAATCTCGGAATGGGCAGACGTCTATTACTATGGGTTGGTAGATACGGAAAATGAAGGGCGGAAGGCTGGAGAATGGCTGAATGAACGCGATATCGATCTTGTATTCTGTCACGCAGCGACATACTCGACAAGCTCGACAGTGCTTCCCGTTCACCAAATTTGCAAAGCGCCAGCCGTGTTTCTGAACTTGCAGCCGAGCTTACGGCTTAATTATGAGCAATCCACGACAGGGGAGTGGTTGGCGCATTGCGGGGCTTGTCCTGTGCCTGAGTTCGCCAATGTGTTTAACAGAGCGGGTATCCCGTTCCGTGTCGTAAATGGGGTACTAGGACTCGATTATACACCGGCGATTTCGTTAACGAATGAAGTGACACATAAGCGCCCAGAAGCTGTTCGAGCATGGAGGGAGATCGAGGAATGGGTGAAGGCAGCCGGCGTGCCTCGGACGCTTCAGCATAGCCGGTTCGGCTTTCTTGGTAATACGTACAGCGGCATGCTGGATATGTACAGTGATTTTACGATGATTTCGGCGCAGACAGGGCTGCACGTGGAAGTGCTTGAAATGTGTGATTTGGATCGCATGCTGCGGGAAGTGACACCGCAGGAGGTGAAAGCGAAGCTGGCTGAGGTTCACGAGATGTTCCAGATCAGCGGCGACTCGCCATCTGATCCGATCGCGAAGAAACCTACGGATGAGCAGCTGGAGTGGTCTTGCAAAGTGGCGGCAGCGCAGGAGAAGCTCGTCAGAGCTTACGATCTGGACGCCTTGTCCTACTACTACCACGGCGCGCCGGGAGGCGACTATGAGAAGCTGCAAGGCGGCTTCATCGTCGGCCACTCGCTGCTTACCGCACGCGGTATTCCCTGCTCCGGCGAAGGGGACCTCAAGACGGCCGTCGCGATGAAAATCAGCGACATCCTCGGCGTCGGCGGCAGCTTCTCGGAGATCGTCGTCGTGGACTATATCGACGAGACGATCTTGCTGGGCCATGACGGGCCGTTCCATATCGCGATTTCCGAAGGAAAGCCGATTCTGCGGGGCATGGGGCTTTATCACGGGAAGCAAGGCACGGGCGTATCCGTCGAGGCGAAGGTGAAGACGGGGGCGATCACGACGCTGAACGTGACGCAGACCGGCGATGGACGGCTGAAGCTGATCTCCAGCGAAGGCGAGTCCACGAACGGGCCGATCATGAAGATCGGCAACACGCAGACGCCGGTGAAGTTCCGCGATCATCCAGACGCGTACATGACGCGCTGGTTCGCCGAAGCGCCGACGCACCACTGCGCGATGTCCATTGGTTATAATGCTTCCATGTTCCAGAAAGTCGCAGAGCTGATGAAGATGAAGCATGTGATTTTATAA
- a CDS encoding AraC family transcriptional regulator gives MTTPKENFTTAWSEDSIRFISSPSVFAKSTLYHVQEIGHFRTLPGYFTEREQLDSYLIVYTIKGKGRLKYQGKSYFLQPQQVFFIHCEDYHYYETDPLEPWEILWVHLNGSSTSGYYEQFAANNEPVLQLNPESFIPALLRQILHIQQQRTARTELISSKLLVELLTELLLSSQNLVLSETDEPSYIEDICQTLDRRFNESISLDQLAHDHAVSKYHLAKQFKRYTGYSPHEFLISIRMTHAKERLKYSDMPVSEIAASVGIDNVSHFINLFKDRAGDTPLAYRKKWQRPR, from the coding sequence ATGACAACCCCTAAAGAAAATTTTACTACTGCTTGGTCTGAAGACTCGATACGATTCATATCCAGCCCCTCCGTATTCGCCAAATCCACCCTCTATCATGTGCAAGAAATTGGCCATTTCCGTACGTTACCTGGTTATTTTACAGAACGCGAACAGTTGGACTCCTACCTTATCGTCTATACGATCAAAGGCAAAGGCCGCTTGAAATATCAAGGAAAGAGCTATTTCCTTCAACCTCAGCAGGTATTCTTCATTCATTGTGAAGATTATCATTACTATGAAACAGATCCACTCGAGCCTTGGGAGATTCTATGGGTGCATCTCAATGGCAGCTCAACATCTGGTTACTATGAGCAGTTTGCTGCCAATAATGAGCCTGTCCTTCAACTGAACCCTGAATCCTTCATCCCCGCTCTACTGCGTCAAATCTTACATATCCAGCAGCAAAGAACAGCTCGTACGGAACTCATTTCGTCCAAGCTTCTCGTAGAACTCCTGACCGAGCTCCTGTTGTCATCACAAAATCTGGTTTTGTCCGAAACAGATGAACCCAGCTATATCGAAGACATTTGTCAAACACTGGATCGTAGATTCAATGAGTCGATTTCGTTGGATCAGCTTGCCCATGATCATGCCGTCAGCAAGTACCATTTGGCCAAGCAGTTCAAACGTTATACAGGCTATTCGCCTCATGAATTTCTCATATCAATCCGTATGACACACGCTAAGGAACGTTTGAAATACTCTGATATGCCCGTATCCGAAATAGCCGCCAGTGTCGGTATTGACAATGTCAGTCATTTCATCAATTTGTTCAAAGACCGCGCTGGAGATACCCCTTTAGCTTATAGGAAGAAATGGCAGCGCCCCAGATGA
- a CDS encoding class II aldolase/adducin family protein, whose protein sequence is MSEQQTREELTKYARKSVAKGLVVGPGGNISARFEDTMYLSPSGFALEDIEPEQWVPVDIPTGNILDSTYRPSSEVLMHLFCYRVNPIMKAIVHTHPAYCIALTLVDDELPMLFPDQAALVGDVVFVPYVVPTTDKLANLVAEKADRYSSILLNNHGLVTTGKNLREAYYRTEVMEESAKIYLIAKSVGQPRRLTEEEYKEIQGLESEAYRVNLLQQMK, encoded by the coding sequence ATGTCCGAGCAGCAAACAAGAGAAGAACTGACGAAGTATGCCCGTAAAAGTGTAGCGAAAGGACTTGTCGTAGGTCCTGGCGGGAATATAAGCGCAAGATTTGAAGATACGATGTACCTTTCTCCCAGCGGTTTCGCACTAGAAGATATTGAGCCTGAGCAATGGGTGCCGGTCGATATCCCAACGGGGAACATTCTGGATTCGACCTACCGACCTTCTTCCGAGGTGCTCATGCATTTATTTTGCTATCGCGTGAATCCCATCATGAAGGCGATTGTGCATACGCACCCGGCTTACTGTATCGCATTAACACTCGTTGATGACGAGCTTCCAATGCTGTTTCCGGACCAAGCGGCGCTTGTCGGTGACGTAGTCTTCGTTCCCTATGTCGTTCCGACAACGGATAAACTAGCCAACCTAGTGGCGGAGAAGGCTGACCGTTATAGCTCGATTTTGCTAAACAATCATGGACTCGTCACAACAGGTAAAAATTTACGTGAAGCCTACTACCGTACCGAAGTTATGGAAGAGAGCGCGAAGATTTACCTCATCGCCAAGTCCGTTGGTCAACCGAGAAGGCTGACTGAGGAAGAGTACAAAGAAATTCAAGGCTTAGAAAGTGAAGCTTACCGCGTGAATTTATTGCAGCAAATGAAATAA
- a CDS encoding rhamnulokinase family protein codes for MLAVDFGASSGRTILGRWSGSTLSVEDIHRFSNDPVELGGSLYWDFLRLFHELKAGIHAYKQHASGSPASIAVDTWGVDYGFVDGKGKLLGNPYHYREARNAEAMSKLLQQTTERELYSHSGIQPLSFNTIFQLYAESREQGLSLPDDVRLLLMPDLFRFYLSGIRSTEYTIASTTGLLDPVARDWDRLLLQKVGIPSDLFTDIVMPGTKEGTLRKEIAEELQVGAMPIVAAASHDTASAVVSIPSLEGDYAFISCGTWSLMGVEIDQPIMTEDSLRWGFTNEGGAENKIRMLKNIMGLWLLQDCKRQWELEGDSISFAHMQEMAKQETGLQSYVDPQDPVFLAPGNMPERIRLYCAETGQTVPRTKAELIRCVVDSLAMKFKQTLDEIEQLLARKLSTIHMVGGGIQNRLLCQLTANATGKPVIAGPVEATAIGNIMMQVKAHGEVQSLDQIRQVVMDSFPPDRYESQDEAQWQEAYQTYLQVITKKSVRS; via the coding sequence ATGTTAGCCGTAGATTTCGGAGCTAGCAGCGGCAGAACCATTTTGGGGCGTTGGAGTGGTTCTACACTTTCCGTAGAAGATATTCATCGCTTCTCGAATGATCCTGTTGAGCTTGGCGGCAGTTTGTACTGGGACTTTTTGCGACTTTTTCATGAGTTGAAAGCAGGAATTCATGCCTACAAGCAGCATGCCTCGGGGAGTCCAGCTTCCATTGCGGTTGATACGTGGGGAGTGGACTACGGCTTTGTTGACGGAAAAGGCAAGCTGCTCGGCAATCCGTATCATTATAGGGAAGCGCGGAATGCTGAGGCGATGAGCAAATTGCTGCAGCAAACGACGGAGCGTGAATTATACAGCCACTCAGGTATTCAGCCGCTCTCGTTTAATACGATTTTTCAGCTCTATGCTGAGAGCAGAGAACAAGGTTTATCCCTTCCTGATGATGTTCGTCTCTTGCTCATGCCAGACTTATTCCGTTTCTATTTGTCTGGTATTCGTTCCACGGAGTACACGATTGCCAGTACAACAGGGCTTCTGGATCCAGTGGCGAGAGACTGGGACCGTTTACTTTTGCAGAAGGTTGGAATCCCGTCCGATCTCTTTACAGACATCGTGATGCCCGGAACGAAAGAAGGAACTCTGCGTAAAGAAATTGCCGAGGAACTGCAGGTTGGCGCGATGCCAATTGTGGCTGCGGCTTCACATGATACTGCTTCTGCGGTCGTTTCGATTCCTTCGCTCGAAGGTGACTATGCGTTCATCTCCTGCGGAACCTGGTCCTTAATGGGCGTAGAAATCGATCAACCCATCATGACGGAAGACAGTCTTCGTTGGGGATTCACAAACGAGGGCGGCGCTGAGAATAAGATTCGCATGCTGAAGAATATCATGGGACTATGGCTACTTCAAGACTGCAAAAGACAATGGGAGCTCGAAGGGGATTCCATAAGCTTTGCTCATATGCAAGAGATGGCGAAGCAGGAAACAGGGCTGCAAAGCTACGTGGATCCGCAGGATCCTGTGTTTCTTGCTCCAGGAAATATGCCGGAACGAATTCGTCTTTATTGTGCGGAAACAGGCCAAACCGTACCACGAACCAAAGCTGAGCTTATCCGCTGCGTAGTGGATAGTCTGGCTATGAAGTTCAAGCAAACGTTAGATGAGATTGAACAGCTTCTTGCCAGAAAGCTTTCAACCATTCATATGGTAGGCGGAGGAATTCAAAATCGGCTGCTCTGCCAGTTGACGGCGAACGCCACAGGGAAACCGGTCATTGCCGGTCCTGTGGAAGCGACGGCGATCGGCAATATTATGATGCAAGTCAAAGCGCACGGCGAGGTCCAATCGTTGGATCAGATACGCCAAGTCGTTATGGACTCCTTCCCGCCTGATCGTTATGAATCTCAGGATGAAGCTCAGTGGCAGGAGGCTTACCAAACCTATTTGCAGGTGATTACTAAGAAATCAGTAAGGAGTTGA